The Hymenobacter swuensis DY53 genome includes the window CAGCACCCGGCGGTACTCCTGGGAGCTGCGCTCCTGTTGTAACAGAGACACCTCCAGCTGCCCGATGATGGCCGCCAGCGGGGTACGCAGCTCGTGCGAGGCGTCGCGCACGAAGGTGCGCTGCCCCGCAAAGGCCGTCTCTAAGCGGTTGAGCAGGCTGTTGAACCGCTGGGCCAGCAACGACACCTCATCCTGCCCATCGGCCTGCGACAAGCGGCGGTGTAGGTCGGAGGCCGTGATGCTATCCACCTCCTGAATAATGCGTTTCATGGGTTTCAGGGCCTGGCCGGCAAAGAACCACCCGCCAATACCCACTATCACGAAGGAAGCCAGCAGCCCAAACGTGAGCACCGTGGCCAGATCCTGCAGCTTCTGGCGGCTGTCGGCATCTACTGATGAAGCTACCACCACAAAGTCGCCGCGCACGGCGTCGCGGTACAGCAGGCCCACGGTCTGGCGGTAGCTGTCCTCCAGTACCACTTCCCGGCCATCGGTGCGTACCAAGCGCAACAGATCCTGCGGTACGGCTTCGCGGCCAGCCAGCCCTTCCTCAAATACCACTTGGTTGCTGGTGTCGAAGACCCGCACTTCCTCTTCGGGCAGGGTGCGATAAAACTGCCGCAGGTAGCGCCGGTAAGAAGCCCGGCTTTCCTCATCTTCCCGCCGGGTGCCATCGAGGTAGACGTGGGCCACGATGCGGGCCCGGGCAAACAGGCTCTCACTGAATGCCTCCCGCCGCGACTGATAGGTGAAGAAGTAAATCACCGCCGAAAACAGCAGAAGCGTCACAACCAGAATAGCGGCAAACTGCAGCGTCAGGCGGGTGCGGATGGACATTTATGCAAGGTGGTTGAATGTGGAAAATGTGGGAAATGTGAGTAGTGCGGGGTAGCAAGACGCCGGAAACTGCCTGAGCTCATTTCCGCTCAAGCCCTGCCCGCATTTTTCACATTACCTCACATTTTCCACATTACGAAGCTACTCTTCCTTCATCACGTAGCCCATACCCACCAGCGTATGAATGAGCTTAGGAGTGAAGTCTTTGTCGAGTTTTTTGCGTAGGAAGTTGATGTACACATCAATGACGTTGGAGCCTGTATCGAAGGAGGTCTCCCAGACGTGCTCCAGAATATCAACGCGCGACACCACGCGGTTCTGGCTGCGCAGCAGGTACTCCAGCAGGGCAAACTCCCGGGCCGTGAGCTGAATGGTCTGGCCGGCGCGCTGCACCAGCTTCCGGCTGGGGTCAAGAGTGAGGTCGGCCAAGCGCAGGACCGAATTGGCGGAGGGGGAGTCGTGGCGGCGGCGCGTGAGGGCCCGGATGCGGGCCAACAACTCCTGAAACGCAAACGGCTTCACCAGATAATCGTCCGCGCCGGCATCGAGGCCCCGGATTTTATCGTCGGTTTCGCCCAGGGCCGTGAGCATCAGAATGGGTACGCTGGTATCATGGGCGCGCACCTGACGGCACACTTCCAGTCCGCTGAGGCCGGGCAACAGCGTATCCAGAATCAGCAGATCATAGGAATTGGCTTGGGCCAGGCGCAGCCCCAGTACCCCATCGGCGGCCAGATCTACGGTATGATGTTGCTCCGTGAGGCCCTGGTGCAG containing:
- a CDS encoding sensor histidine kinase, with translation MSIRTRLTLQFAAILVVTLLLFSAVIYFFTYQSRREAFSESLFARARIVAHVYLDGTRREDEESRASYRRYLRQFYRTLPEEEVRVFDTSNQVVFEEGLAGREAVPQDLLRLVRTDGREVVLEDSYRQTVGLLYRDAVRGDFVVVASSVDADSRQKLQDLATVLTFGLLASFVIVGIGGWFFAGQALKPMKRIIQEVDSITASDLHRRLSQADGQDEVSLLAQRFNSLLNRLETAFAGQRTFVRDASHELRTPLAAIIGQLEVSLLQQERSSQEYRRVLQSTLDAARLLKDLTNGLLQIARASDDPSQVPRTLVRLDELLLQAHEEVHRRHPTCRIDLDFSETPDAPRRVPFGVLGNEALLLSAFLNILENACKFSVGSLAPVVATLTTSRTHVLLTVRDRGVGMTEADRQQVFVPFFRADAVRTVPGHGIGLPLTAKIMELHEGEIKVESELGRGTAVTLNLPTAIV
- a CDS encoding response regulator transcription factor, with the translated sequence MKILLVEDEPKVASFLHQGLTEQHHTVDLAADGVLGLRLAQANSYDLLILDTLLPGLSGLEVCRQVRAHDTSVPILMLTALGETDDKIRGLDAGADDYLVKPFAFQELLARIRALTRRRHDSPSANSVLRLADLTLDPSRKLVQRAGQTIQLTAREFALLEYLLRSQNRVVSRVDILEHVWETSFDTGSNVIDVYINFLRKKLDKDFTPKLIHTLVGMGYVMKEE